A genomic segment from Bacillota bacterium encodes:
- a CDS encoding AbrB/MazE/SpoVT family DNA-binding domain-containing protein → MYTTIQKWGNSQAVRLPKAVLEKAGLQENDRVEIRVEKGNILVVPLKKHLALQERAAGYQGEYQPTEWDTGKPVGKEVW, encoded by the coding sequence ATGTATACTACGATTCAAAAATGGGGGAACAGCCAGGCTGTACGGCTGCCAAAAGCAGTATTGGAAAAGGCGGGACTGCAAGAGAATGATCGCGTAGAGATCAGGGTTGAAAAAGGGAATATATTAGTGGTTCCCCTGAAGAAACACCTGGCACTGCAAGAAAGAGCCGCCGGCTACCAGGGAGAATATCAACCCACGGAATGGGATACCGGAAAGCCGGTAGGTAAAGAAGTATGGTAG
- a CDS encoding type II toxin-antitoxin system PemK/MazF family toxin gives MVAPYIPVQGDIILLDFNPQTGHEQKGRRPAFVASNSTFHKLTNLAIVCPITNTDRGFPLHVPLDRRVNTRGVVMCEQAKSLDLSARKATFVENTPRDIIEEVIDILSGSVEIPEA, from the coding sequence ATGGTAGCGCCCTACATTCCGGTACAGGGTGATATTATTCTGCTCGACTTTAATCCGCAAACCGGGCATGAACAAAAGGGCAGGAGACCGGCCTTTGTGGCCAGCAACAGTACATTCCATAAACTGACTAACCTGGCAATCGTCTGTCCGATAACAAATACAGATAGAGGGTTTCCCCTGCATGTGCCTCTCGACCGAAGGGTGAATACACGGGGTGTAGTCATGTGCGAACAGGCCAAATCTCTCGATCTGTCAGCCAGAAAAGCCACTTTTGTCGAAAACACCCCCAGGGACATTATAGAAGAAGTAATTGATATTCTGAGCGGATCTGTTGAAATACCGGAAGCTTAG